A DNA window from Salvelinus sp. IW2-2015 linkage group LG4q.1:29, ASM291031v2, whole genome shotgun sequence contains the following coding sequences:
- the LOC111962453 gene encoding tripartite motif-containing protein 16, whose product MAEAILKDPFFCSICLDLLTDPVTIHCGHSYCMGCINGCWDQDDLKGVYSCPQCRHTFTPRPVLNRSTVLVEVVEKLKRTGPQASPAHCYAGPEDVECDVCTGRKLKAVKYCLVCLVSYCESHLQPHYDSLAFKKHTLVKASTQRQEKICPHHDKLLEVYCCTDQQCICLLCVMDEHKGHDTVSVAAERTDKQKQLGKIQQQYHQRIQEMEKEVQELRQAVKTLTRSAQVTVDETDRIFIELIRSIERRRSEVKELIRAQEKIAGSRVQGLLDRLDQEVTEMKRRDAELRQLSNTEDHIHFLQSFQSLSVPPGSEALPSPTFNPHISFERVKKLVSGLKVQLDGICKEEIVKISENVMKVQIVRPLEPKTREEFLEYSCQLTVDTNTACGTLHLSEKNSKVTWSEGETQAYPDHPDRFTHYDQVLCREGLSGNCYWEAELRGWITVAVSYVALVRKGEANECRFGGNDQSWSLECSPTSCSFLHDNVKTKIRSHCTSRVGVYLDYKAGTLSFYSISKKVTLLHRVNNTFTEPLYPGFGVGLESSVRIMLPMQST is encoded by the exons ATGGCAGAGGCCATTTTAAAAGACCCGTTCTTTTGTTCAATATGCTTGGATCTACTAACGGATCCAGTGACTATACATTGTGGACATAGCTACTGTATGGGTTGTATCAACGGCTGCTGGGATCAGGATGATCTGAAAGGAGTCTACAGCTGTCCCCAGTGCAGACATACCTTCACCCCAAGGCCTGTTCTGAACAGAAGCACTGTCTTGGTTGAAGTGGTGGAGAAACTGAAGAGGACAGGACCTCAAGCGTCTCCTGCTCACTGTTATGCTGGACCTGAAGATGTGGAGTGTGATGTCTGCACTGGGAGAAAACTCAAAGCTGTCAAGTACTGTCTGGTGTGTCTTGTCTCATACTGCGAGTCTCATCTCCAGCCTCATTATGACTCGCTTGCCTTTAAGAAGCACACGCTGGTGAAAGCCTCCACACAACGACAGGAGAAGATCTGCCCTCATCATGACAAACTGCTGGAGGTTTACTGCTGTACTGATCAGCAGTGtatctgtctgctgtgtgtgatgGATGAACATAAAGGCCATGATACGGTGTCAGTTGCAGCAGAACGGACTGACAAACAG AAACAGTTGGGTAAAATACAGCAGCAATACCACCAGAGAATccaggagatggagaaggaggtaCAGGAGCTTAGGCAGGCTGTGAAAACACTCACG CGCTCTGCACAGGTGACAGTGGATGAGACTGACAGGATCTTTATTGAGCTGATCCGCTCCATTGAGCGAAGGCGTTCTGAGGTGAAGGAGCTGATCAGAGCTCAGGAGAAGATTGCAGGGAGTCGGGTTCAGGGACTCCTGGACCGACTAGATCAGGAAGTCactgagatgaagaggagagatgctGAGCTCAGGCAGCTCTCAAACACAGAGGATCACATCCATTTCCTTCAG agtttccagtcactctctgtccctcctggTTCTGAGGCCCTACCCAGCCCCACTTTCAATCCACACATTTCTTTTGAACGTGTGAAGAAATTGGTTTCTGGACTGAAAGTGCAACTGGATGGTATCTGCAAGGAGGAAATAGTCAAGATATCTGAAAATG TGATGAAAGTGCAAATTGTTCGACCTCTGGAGCCCAAGACCAGAGAGGAGTTCTTAGAAT ATTCCTGCCAACTCACAGTGGATACTAACACAGCATGTGGAACACTGCATCTGTCTGAGAAGAACAGCAAGGTGACATGGAGTGAAGGGGAGACTCAAGCCTATCCTGATCATCCAGACAGATTTACCCACTATGACCAagtgctgtgtagagagggttTATCTGGAAACTGCTACTGGGAGGCTGAGCTTCGAGGCTGGATTACTGTGGCAGTCTCATATGTTGCTCTTGTGAGGAAAGGAGAGGCTAATGAGTGTAGGTTTGGAGGTAATGATCAGTCTTGGAGTTTGGAATGCTCTCCCACCAGTTGTTCTTTCCTTCATGATAATGTTAAGACTAAAATACGATCCCATTGCACCTCCAGAGTAGGAGTGTACCTGGACTACAAGGCAGGAACTCTGTCCTTTTACAGCATTTCTAAAAAAGTGACCCTCCTCCACAGAGTGAATAACACATTCACTGAACCCCTCTATCCTGGGTTTGGGGTTGGTTTGGAATCATCTGTGAGGATAATGCTTCCCATGCAGTCAacatga